A genomic region of uncultured Paludibaculum sp. contains the following coding sequences:
- a CDS encoding LytTR family DNA-binding domain-containing protein: protein MTALIVDDEPIGRKVLREELEGAGDLQIIGEADSGSTALARILNLKPDIVFLDMQLPEFSGIEVARRIRQGDHLPIVIMVTAFEQYAIQALDAGAVDYLLKPVRPERLHEAVDRARRIWGHPAEVAERLVRVQEAPTEQPTPVARKVVGRDREEYVLLNTSEVYAFQADGDLVWIVTAKRKYLATQSLRVIQDRLKHENFRRIHRNALVNVDHVRKMSTLSSQRWLLTLSSGIEFVVSKRLARNVRELLG from the coding sequence ATGACAGCGCTGATTGTGGATGACGAGCCCATTGGGCGGAAAGTGCTGCGTGAAGAACTGGAGGGGGCGGGTGACCTCCAGATCATCGGCGAGGCCGACAGCGGATCGACCGCGCTGGCGCGGATTCTGAACCTCAAGCCGGACATCGTATTTCTTGATATGCAGTTGCCGGAGTTCTCCGGCATCGAGGTGGCACGGCGGATCCGTCAGGGCGATCACCTGCCGATCGTGATCATGGTCACGGCCTTCGAGCAATATGCAATTCAGGCTCTGGACGCGGGCGCCGTCGATTACCTGTTGAAGCCAGTGCGGCCGGAACGCCTGCACGAGGCGGTGGACCGGGCGCGCCGCATATGGGGGCATCCAGCCGAAGTAGCCGAGAGGCTGGTTCGGGTTCAGGAGGCGCCCACGGAGCAGCCGACGCCCGTAGCCCGCAAGGTGGTGGGCCGGGACCGGGAGGAGTATGTCCTTCTGAACACCTCGGAAGTGTACGCGTTTCAGGCGGACGGCGACCTGGTATGGATCGTGACGGCCAAACGGAAGTACCTGGCCACCCAGAGCCTAAGGGTGATCCAGGACCGGCTGAAGCACGAGAACTTCCGTCGTATCCACCGCAATGCGCTGGTCAATGTCGACCATGTCAGGAAAATGAGCACCCTCAGCAGCCAGCGCTGGCTGTTGACACTCAGCAGCGGCATCGAATTTGTGGTGAGCAAGCGGCTGGCTCGCAATGTCCGGGAGTTGCTGGGTTGA